Proteins co-encoded in one Pyxidicoccus xibeiensis genomic window:
- a CDS encoding M20 family metallopeptidase, whose translation MAMNNQTASESSDRIWEKEILPALDRYIRIPNKSPAFDPDWVKAGHMEAAVQLIADWCRAQAPHLPGLELEVIRLKDDKGRERTPVIYMEVPGTKGDDTVLLYGHLDKQPEMTGWREGLTPWTPVREGDKLYGRGGADDGYSAFASLAAIRLLKEQGIPHARCVVLIEACEESGSYDLPAYIEALAPRIGKPSLVVCLDSGCANYEQLWMTTSLRGMVAGNLRVDILTEGVHSGDATGIVPSSFRILRQVLSRVEEEASGRILVDGLHVEIPQARREQAREAAKVLTTEVFTKFPWVAGARPVSEDGAELVLNRTWRPALAVTGVDGMPPLQSAGNVLRPFTTVKLSMRIPPRLEPKAAQKALKEALEKDPPYGAKVTFEGDKASVGWDAPPLAPWLSRAVESASSTYFGRPAMAMGEGGTIPFMGMLGERFPEAQFLITGLLGPGSNAHGPNEFLHIPTGKKLTCCVASVIANHFTR comes from the coding sequence ATGGCCATGAACAACCAGACTGCCAGTGAGTCGTCGGACCGTATCTGGGAGAAGGAAATCCTCCCGGCGCTGGACCGCTACATCCGCATCCCCAACAAGTCGCCCGCCTTCGACCCGGACTGGGTGAAGGCCGGCCACATGGAAGCCGCGGTGCAGCTCATCGCGGACTGGTGCCGCGCGCAGGCCCCGCACCTGCCCGGCCTGGAGCTGGAGGTCATCCGGCTCAAGGACGACAAGGGCCGGGAGCGCACCCCGGTCATCTATATGGAAGTGCCCGGCACCAAGGGCGACGACACGGTGCTGCTGTATGGCCACCTGGACAAGCAGCCGGAGATGACGGGCTGGCGCGAGGGCCTGACGCCGTGGACGCCGGTGCGCGAGGGCGACAAGCTCTACGGGCGCGGCGGCGCGGATGACGGCTACTCCGCCTTCGCCTCGCTGGCGGCCATCCGCCTCTTGAAGGAGCAGGGCATTCCCCACGCGCGCTGCGTGGTGCTCATCGAGGCGTGCGAGGAGAGCGGCAGCTACGACCTCCCCGCGTACATCGAGGCGCTGGCGCCGCGCATCGGCAAGCCGTCGCTGGTGGTGTGCCTGGACTCGGGCTGCGCCAACTACGAGCAGCTTTGGATGACCACCTCGCTGCGCGGCATGGTGGCCGGCAACCTGCGCGTGGACATCCTCACCGAGGGCGTGCACTCGGGTGACGCGACGGGCATCGTCCCGTCGTCCTTCCGCATCCTCCGGCAGGTGCTGTCGCGTGTGGAGGAGGAGGCCTCCGGCCGCATCCTGGTGGACGGACTGCACGTCGAAATCCCCCAGGCGCGGCGCGAGCAGGCCCGCGAGGCGGCGAAGGTCCTGACGACGGAGGTCTTCACCAAGTTCCCCTGGGTGGCCGGCGCGCGCCCGGTGTCCGAGGACGGCGCGGAGCTGGTGCTCAACCGCACCTGGCGTCCGGCGCTGGCGGTGACGGGCGTGGACGGCATGCCGCCCCTGCAGAGCGCGGGCAACGTGCTGCGTCCCTTCACCACGGTGAAGCTGTCCATGCGCATCCCCCCGCGCCTGGAGCCGAAGGCGGCCCAGAAGGCGCTGAAGGAGGCGCTGGAGAAGGACCCGCCGTACGGCGCGAAGGTGACGTTCGAGGGCGACAAGGCCAGCGTCGGCTGGGACGCGCCGCCCCTGGCGCCCTGGCTGTCCCGCGCCGTGGAGTCGGCGTCCTCCACCTACTTCGGCCGGCCGGCCATGGCCATGGGCGAGGGTGGCACCATCCCCTTCATGGGCATGCTGGGTGAGCGCTTCCCGGAGGCGCAATTCCTCATCACCGGCCTGCTCGGCCCGGGCAGCAATGCGCACGGACCCAATGAGTTCCTGCACATCCCCACCGGCAAGAAGCTCACCTGCTGCGTGGCCAGCGTCATTGCCAATCACTTCACCCGGTAG
- a CDS encoding discoidin domain-containing protein, with translation MNRHMTSSLGGWKRLRTPVCALTLVASMFATPALAAGGFTSATASGNDGNVPSRAIDGNLTTRWSSDGVGQWIRGDMGAVKAINALDIAWYRGNERASKFVIATSSDGTTFTQVFSGTSSGRTTAFERYTFATVNARYVRVTVNGNTQNAWASISELAAIAGATPTPTPTPTPTPTPTPTPTPTPAGTDKFGVKMLYPTKTGGETWALADAATTDKRFDPQNTITKNADGSWKMKDSQVRMSVFTSTGYSASAIPTYDRDVLASRGYMQAANDWKNIEMTGYVKLNAASDGSDNFDWYARGGKHNDDHSGCEGSSYKGGLHYDGRARWQKETWHVSYEQADYKPATTALKGRWVGFKAVMRNILVSGKEAVKLEMYVNENADKVTWKQVHDFTDAGNWGGDADHCGGATGAMPITWGGPIATFRWDNAEDVDFKWLSVREIQP, from the coding sequence TTGAATCGACACATGACTTCGTCCCTGGGGGGATGGAAGCGCCTCCGCACGCCGGTGTGCGCGCTCACGCTGGTTGCGTCCATGTTTGCGACGCCCGCGCTTGCCGCCGGAGGTTTCACTTCCGCCACTGCCAGCGGGAACGATGGCAACGTGCCGTCCCGAGCCATTGACGGCAACCTGACCACGCGCTGGTCCAGCGATGGTGTGGGCCAGTGGATTCGCGGCGACATGGGCGCCGTGAAGGCCATCAACGCGCTGGACATCGCCTGGTACCGCGGCAACGAGCGCGCCAGCAAGTTCGTCATTGCCACGTCCAGCGACGGCACCACCTTCACGCAGGTGTTCTCCGGCACGTCGTCCGGTCGCACCACCGCGTTCGAGCGCTATACGTTCGCCACGGTGAATGCGCGCTATGTCCGCGTCACCGTCAACGGCAACACCCAGAACGCGTGGGCGAGCATCTCCGAGCTGGCTGCCATTGCCGGTGCCACGCCGACGCCGACTCCCACGCCGACGCCGACGCCGACGCCGACCCCCACGCCGACGCCGACGCCCGCTGGCACGGACAAGTTCGGCGTGAAGATGCTCTACCCGACGAAGACCGGCGGTGAGACCTGGGCCCTGGCGGACGCGGCGACGACCGACAAGCGCTTCGACCCGCAGAACACCATCACCAAGAACGCGGATGGCTCCTGGAAGATGAAGGACAGCCAGGTGCGCATGTCCGTCTTCACGTCCACGGGCTACAGCGCCTCGGCGATTCCCACGTATGACCGCGACGTGCTGGCCAGCCGCGGCTACATGCAGGCCGCCAACGACTGGAAGAACATCGAGATGACGGGCTACGTGAAGCTGAACGCGGCCTCGGACGGCTCGGACAACTTCGACTGGTACGCGCGGGGCGGCAAGCACAACGACGACCACTCGGGCTGCGAGGGCTCCAGCTACAAGGGAGGTCTGCACTATGACGGCCGCGCCCGCTGGCAGAAGGAGACGTGGCACGTCTCCTACGAGCAGGCGGACTACAAGCCCGCCACCACGGCGCTGAAGGGCCGCTGGGTGGGCTTCAAGGCCGTGATGCGCAACATCCTGGTCAGCGGCAAGGAGGCCGTGAAGCTGGAGATGTACGTCAACGAGAACGCGGACAAGGTCACCTGGAAGCAGGTCCATGACTTCACGGACGCGGGCAACTGGGGCGGCGATGCCGACCACTGCGGCGGCGCCACCGGTGCCATGCCGATTACCTGGGGTGGCCCCATCGCCACCTTCCGCTGGGACAACGCCGAGGACGTCGACTTCAAGTGGCTGTCCGTTCGCGAAATCCAGCCGTAG